In Oryza sativa Japonica Group chromosome 11, ASM3414082v1, the following are encoded in one genomic region:
- the LOC107277021 gene encoding uncharacterized protein, giving the protein MADSLLLLACHLLLSLALLAASLSHLLLAATTHLSPSSSHLRRLRHPLLRLLPVLLALPFPFLPVSPTAAAALLLLPPLLLPLPLPFLPHLPHLRPLLLSLPLLLLARAASLVAASFPPSDLQSHALHVAAALLLAAAVASLLAAISPPNRGLLAETALACAGAVGGLWVGQSGLVLYVDACVPAGCHRLMDAAVATPATRCDVEEARLRAVALMDLALSVHCVVVAAVAVGVHLGVAWWCGVDGGAGAGMGTGRRHNGVGGSYDAMPTVASAEAEMEHLPMKGVVGKSIAQE; this is encoded by the coding sequence ATGGCggactccctcctcctcctcgcctgccacctcctcctctccctcgccctcctcgccgcctccctctcccacctcctcctcgccgccaccacccacctctccccttcctcctcccacctccgccgcctccgccaccctctcctccgcctcctccccgtcctcctcgctctccccttccccttcctccccgtctcccccaccgccgccgccgccctcctcctcctcccgcccctcctcctcccgctcccgctccccttcctcccccacctcccccacctccgccccctcctcctctccctccccctcctcctcctcgcccgcgccgcctccctcgtcgccgcctccttcccgcCCTCCGACCTCCAGTCCCACGCGCTCCACGTCGCCGcggccctcctcctcgccgcggccgtcgcctCGCTGCTCGCCGCGATCTCCCCCCCGAACCGCGGGCTCCTCGCCGAGACCGCGCTCGcctgcgccggcgccgtgggtggCCTCTGGGTGGGGCAGAGCGGCCTCGTCCTCTACGTCGACGCCTGCGTCCCCGCCGGGTGCCACCGCCTCATGGACGCCGCCGTGGCCACGCCCGCCACGCGGTGCGACGTCGAGGAGGCCAGGCTCCGCGCCGTGGCGCTCATGGACCTCGCGCTGTCCGTGCACTGCGTGGTcgtcgcggcggtggccgtgggAGTGCACCTCGGGGTGGCTTGGTGGTGCGgggtggacggcggcgccggggcgggGATGGGGACAGGGAGGAGGCATAATGGCGTCGGTGGGTCGTACGATGCAATGCCCACGGTGGCGTCTGCCGAGGCGGAGATGGAACATTTGCCGATGAAGGGCGTCGTCGGCAAGAGCATTGCGCAGGAATAA